One genomic window of Hypanus sabinus isolate sHypSab1 unplaced genomic scaffold, sHypSab1.hap1 scaffold_262, whole genome shotgun sequence includes the following:
- the LOC132388077 gene encoding zinc finger protein 420-like: MAHQSVHTGERPFTCSECGKGFTRSSDLLGHKFVHTGERPFLCSFCGKGFISSSNLKVHERVHTGEKPYTCSDCGKRFTCSSELKVHQRIHTGERPFTCSDCGKGFTQSYQLKVHQRVHTGERPFTCSDCGKGFTRSIDLLGHKLVHTQERPFICSVCGKGFTASSQLQRHQRVHTGERPFTCSECGKGFTRSCQLQTHRQVHTGERPFICSECSKGFTQASHLLRHQRVHTGERPFTCSDCGKRFICSSQLKGHQRVHTGENPFTCSDCGKGFTCLSQMKVHQRVHTGERPFTCSDCGKGFTRSSHLKEHQRIHIRDRPFTCSDCGKGFTQSHELLVHKSVHTGEWPFTCSDCGKGFTLSHALLVHQSVHTEERPFNCSVCGKGFTCSSQMKVHQRVHTGERPFICSVCGKGCTSSSQLKVHQRIHTGEKPFTCSDCGKGFTCSSQLKVHQRIHTGEKPFTCSDCGKGFTSSSQLKVHQRIHNGEKPFTCSDCGKGFTCSPQLKVHQRIHTGEKPFTCSDCGKRFTQSFQLQRHQRVHTD, encoded by the coding sequence atggctcaccagagtgttcacactggggagcggccattcacctgctcagaatgtgggaagggattcactcggtcatccgacctactGGGACATAAGTttgttcatactggggagaggccgttcctCTGCTCAttctgcgggaagggattcatttcatCATCCAACCTGAAGGTACatgagcgagttcacactggtgagaagccatacacctgctcagactgtgggaagagattcacttgctcatcggaactgaaggtacatcagcgaattcacactggggagcggccgttcacctgctcagactgtgggaagggattcactcagtcatatcagctgaaggtacatcagagagttcacactggagagaggccattcacctgctcagactgtgggaagggcttCACTCGGTCAATCGACCTCCTGGGACACAAGTTGGTTCACACTcaggagaggccgttcatctgctcagtctgtgggaagggattcactgcgtcatctcaactacagagacaccagcgagttcacaccggggagaggccattcacctgctcagaatgtgggaagggattcactcggtcatgtCAACTACAGACACACCGgcaagttcacactggcgagaggccgttcatctgctcggaATGTtcaaagggattcactcaggcatctcacctactgagacaccagcgagttcacactggagagaggccattcacctgctcagactgtgggaagcgattcatttgctcatcccaactgaagggacatcagcgagttcacactggagagaacccattcacctgctcagactgtgggaagggattcacttgcttatCCCaaatgaaggtacatcagcgagttcacactggagagaggccgttcacctgctcagactgtggaaagggattcactcggtcatcccatctgaaggaacatcagcgaattcacattcgggacaggccattcacctgctcagactgtgggaagggattcactcagtcacacGAATTACTGGTACACAagtcagttcatactggggagtggccattcacctgctcagactgtgggaagggattcactctgtcacacgcactactggtacaccagtcagttcacactgaggagaggccgttcaactgctcagtctgtgggaagggattcacttgctcatcccaaatgaaggtacatcagcgagttcacactggagagaggccgttcatctgctcagtctgtgggaaaggatgcactagttcatcccaactgaaggtacatcaacgaattcacactggggagaaaccgtttacctgctcagactgtgggaagggattcacttgttcatcccaactgaaggtacatcagcgaattcacactggggagaagccatttacctgctcagactgtgggaagggattcactagttcatcccaactgaaggtacatcagcgaattcacaatggggagaagccatttacatgctcagactgtgggaagggattcacttgttcaccccaactgaaggtacatcagcgaattcacactggggagaagccgtttacctgctcagactgtgggaagcgattcactcagtcatttcaactacagagacaccagcgagttcatactgattAG
- the LOC132388072 gene encoding gastrula zinc finger protein XlCGF8.2DB-like, which produces MAHQQVHTGEKPFTCSVCEKRFTQSSQLQRHQRVHTGEKPFTCSECGKGFSELFSLLRHQRVHTGEKPFTCSECEKRFTQSSQLQRHQRVHTGEKPFTCSECGKGFSELSNLQSHLRVHTGERPFTCSECGKGFTLSSHLLVHQRVHTGEKPFTCSVCGEGFTQSSHLRSHQQVHTGEKPFTCSVCGKGFTYSSHLQSHQRVHTGERPFTCSVCGKRFTDPSNLQSHQRVHTGEKPFSCLVCGKRFTRSSRLLEHQRVHTGERPFTCSDCGRGFTHLSSLQNHQRVHTGRSHSSA; this is translated from the coding sequence atggctcaccagcaagttcacactggggagaagccgttcacctgttcagtctgtgagaagagattcactcagtcatcccaactacagagacatcagcgagttcacactggggagaagccattcacgtgctcagaatgtgggaaaggattcagtgagttattTAGCCTACttagacatcagcgagttcacactggggagaagccgttcacctgctcagaatgtgagaagagattcactcagtcatcccaactacagagacatcagcgagttcacactggggagaagccattcacgtgctcagaatgtgggaaaggattcagtgagttatccaacctacagagtcatctgcgagttcacactggggagaggccgttcacctgctcagaatgtgggaagggattcacactgtcatcccacctactggtacatcagcgtgttcacactggggagaagccgttcacctgctcagtctgtggggagggattcactcagtcatcccacctacggagtcaccagcaagttcacactggggagaagccattcacctgctcagtctgtgggaagggattcacttactcatcccacctacagagtcatcagcgagttcacactggagagaggccgttcacctgctcagtctgtgggaagagattcactgatccatccaacctacagagtcatcagcgagttcacactggggagaagccgttcagctgcttagtttgtgggaagagattcactcgctcatccagattactggaacatcagcgagttcacactggagagaggccattcacctgctcagactgtgggaggggattcactcatttatccagcctacagaatcatcagcgagttcacactgggagaagccattcatctgcttag